Proteins co-encoded in one Bacteroidota bacterium genomic window:
- the rnr gene encoding ribonuclease R, with amino-acid sequence MKQKKGKGSQGKGKQVIIQALLSVFHQHPKKVFNPKQLSSMLDIRNPHDRLLVNTVLEDLCDRQQLEEIDRGKFRLSGNSQQFITGIAQLVTSGAAYVVSEESEADVYISPRGTLNAMNGDKVKVSVFKNTGRQKNPEGEIVEIIQRAKTEFVGTVELSKNFAFLSSSGPRSGPDIFIPISKLKGARNGDKAIAKITDWQAGEKNPTGEIVAVLGKAGENNTEMHAILAEYGLPYEFPKEVENEANKLNTQISSEEIAKRRDFRNITTFTIDPVDAKDFDDALSIQLVSKKGESPIWEIGVHIADVSHYLLPKTILDQEAFERATSVYLVDRVVPMLPEILSNNVCSLRPKEEKLCFSAVFQMDEEGTVLNEWFGRTIINSDHRFTYEEAQTVLETSEGPYVQELLTLDKIAKKLREARFKKGSIGFDKVEVKFNLDKDGDPIGVFFKVAKDSNMLIEDFMLLANRKVAEFVGLNGASYASKKAGAAQTASQLPFVYRIHDAPDKDRLNAFSDLVGRFGYKLKINSPKEVADSMNKLLKEVVGKREESMVEQLAIRTMAKAIYTTKNIGHYGLAFDYYTHFTSPIRRYPDVMVHRLLQYYLDKKHNNSNQQVLTEDLELKCKHSSDMEKRAAEAERSSIKYKQVQFMQDHIGELFEGVISGVSEWGLYVEIIENHCEGMVRIKDLEGDFFVYDEENYCYWGKRTKLKYQLGDKVLVKIKRADLVKKQLDFELIKKIDQVHLKEN; translated from the coding sequence ATGAAACAAAAGAAAGGAAAAGGTAGCCAAGGCAAAGGGAAACAGGTAATTATTCAGGCGCTACTTTCTGTATTTCATCAACACCCAAAAAAAGTTTTTAACCCGAAACAACTTTCGAGCATGCTCGATATACGCAACCCTCATGACCGGTTACTTGTAAACACTGTTCTTGAAGATTTGTGCGATAGACAACAACTTGAAGAAATAGATCGCGGAAAGTTTCGATTAAGTGGAAACAGTCAACAATTTATAACAGGTATAGCACAGTTAGTTACTTCTGGAGCGGCCTACGTAGTAAGCGAAGAGAGCGAAGCAGATGTATATATTAGTCCACGAGGCACGCTAAATGCCATGAATGGTGATAAGGTAAAAGTTTCGGTTTTTAAAAATACCGGGCGCCAAAAAAATCCAGAAGGCGAAATAGTTGAAATTATACAGCGCGCCAAAACTGAGTTTGTTGGAACGGTTGAACTATCTAAAAACTTTGCATTTTTAAGCTCCAGCGGTCCCCGTTCAGGGCCCGATATTTTTATTCCTATCAGCAAACTAAAAGGTGCAAGAAACGGCGATAAAGCAATTGCAAAAATAACAGACTGGCAAGCCGGTGAAAAAAATCCGACCGGTGAAATTGTCGCAGTACTTGGAAAGGCAGGTGAAAACAACACCGAAATGCATGCAATTCTCGCCGAATATGGATTACCGTATGAGTTTCCAAAGGAGGTTGAAAATGAAGCCAACAAATTAAACACGCAAATAAGCAGTGAAGAAATTGCAAAGCGTAGAGACTTTCGAAACATAACCACTTTTACCATAGACCCGGTTGATGCAAAGGATTTTGACGATGCTCTTTCTATTCAATTAGTTTCGAAAAAAGGGGAGTCTCCTATATGGGAAATAGGTGTGCATATTGCCGATGTAAGTCATTACCTGCTTCCAAAAACCATACTCGACCAGGAGGCTTTTGAACGTGCAACATCTGTTTATTTAGTCGACAGGGTAGTGCCCATGCTCCCCGAAATACTTTCGAACAACGTTTGTTCTCTGCGTCCTAAAGAAGAAAAACTCTGCTTTTCGGCGGTGTTTCAAATGGACGAAGAAGGCACAGTGCTCAACGAGTGGTTTGGGCGTACAATTATTAATTCGGATCACCGATTTACGTATGAGGAAGCCCAAACGGTACTCGAAACCTCAGAAGGGCCCTATGTTCAGGAATTACTAACACTAGATAAAATAGCAAAAAAATTACGAGAAGCCCGATTTAAAAAGGGCTCCATTGGTTTTGACAAGGTAGAGGTTAAATTTAACTTAGATAAAGATGGAGATCCAATAGGCGTGTTTTTTAAAGTTGCGAAAGACAGTAACATGCTAATTGAGGATTTTATGTTGCTTGCCAATCGCAAGGTAGCTGAGTTTGTTGGATTAAATGGAGCGAGCTATGCATCTAAAAAAGCAGGGGCTGCCCAAACAGCATCGCAATTGCCCTTTGTTTACCGAATTCACGATGCGCCCGATAAAGATAGACTGAATGCTTTTAGCGATTTAGTTGGACGGTTTGGGTATAAATTAAAAATAAATTCACCCAAAGAAGTTGCCGATAGTATGAATAAATTGTTGAAGGAAGTTGTTGGTAAACGCGAAGAAAGTATGGTTGAGCAATTGGCTATTCGCACTATGGCAAAGGCTATTTACACCACAAAAAACATAGGACACTACGGACTTGCTTTTGATTACTATACACATTTCACCTCGCCCATTCGTCGCTACCCCGATGTTATGGTACACCGGCTTTTGCAGTACTATCTCGACAAAAAACACAACAACAGCAATCAGCAAGTATTGACAGAAGATTTGGAGCTTAAGTGCAAACACAGCAGCGATATGGAAAAACGCGCAGCCGAAGCCGAGCGTTCAAGTATTAAATACAAACAAGTTCAGTTTATGCAGGACCACATTGGAGAGCTGTTTGAAGGAGTAATTTCAGGTGTTTCGGAGTGGGGACTTTATGTAGAAATTATTGAAAATCATTGCGAAGGAATGGTGCGTATAAAAGATCTTGAGGGCGATTTTTTTGTGTACGATGAAGAAAATTATTGCTACTGGGGAAAACGCACAAAGCTTAAATACCAATTGGGTGACAAAGTTTTAGTAAAAATAAAGCGAGCCGATTTAGTTAAAAAGCAATTGGATTTTGAACTAATAAAAAAGATTGATCAGGTACATTTAAAAGAAAATTAA
- a CDS encoding lamin tail domain-containing protein: MTRILILFLSLVPFLLKAQVHDNFNDGDFTANPVWTGDVAEFSVNATQQLQLNSTGNNASFLSTNLALPLANTVEWKMYVKQTFAGSASNYGRVYLFSDQANLEGPLNGYYLQFGEALSNDAIELFKQSGTVSTSVARGTNAQIAASFAVGVKVTRDASGLWTLYVDASGGTNYIQEASGTEAGFTNATFFGVATTYTSTNANKFFYDNFSVDSLQIDLTPPALSSINVVSSTQLDVTFTEAVDSASAQSVSHYFVNNSIGFATNALRDAANLSLVHLTFSTPFLSGITDTLFVDSILDLNANLLLADTLTFTYVAPFVPGFKDIQINEIMADPTPVVGLPNAEFLELYNASNNPINIGNWSIADNLVASPANLPAVLLQPDSFIVLCASSSLPLFSSFNNVYGIASFPSLVNTGNTLFLKNITGTLIDTVNYLDSWYQDINKAQGGWTLELINPDAPLSCAPAGNWIASVNASGGTPGTQNSVYNNAPDVTAPGISGIQVIDAFHINVCFTEAIDITTLNNNQNYTINNGVGNPSSTSPYNSLTCISLTLPIALVSQLTNTITLSNLADCSGNIISPNTGSFTYFAPVVAAPKDLVISEIYSSPTASSTLPNAEYLEIYNRSGNPIDLNNWSIRDDITITTPNMGSYILKPDSFVVLCSTGNVALFGALSNVLGVSSFPSLNNSGDHIYLRSNFSTIIDSVPYTDAWYRDALKAAGGWSLELINPELPISCAPAFNWIASISANYGTPGIQNSVYSIAPDVTSPSIISAYALDSLHVTLCFSEAVDLGQVSIANNYFVSGAIGNPISVVPSSDYLCVTLQLAINLQSQQSYTVTTSNLGDCSGNLLNPNTATFVYYMPVVANQKEIVITEIYSSPTVTSGLPNTEYIELYNRTNTPINIGNWSIRDDVANTTANIPNFILFPDSELVICAVADKALFPTNLQVLGISSFPSLNNTGDHIFLRNHLGSLVDDVNYSDSWYRNSTKKAGGWSLELIDKNFTCNNKLNWIASTNASGGTPAQANSVTGTFTDTQAPSLLRAITTSITSVKLFFDEPVNRAALVSIGNYTFSNGIVLQAGTQFTVNDDSTEVNIPLPDTLQLKIIYTVTVSAAIADCAGNSISSFNSASFGLPEEPDYSDVVINEILYDPISGGTDYVEIYNRSNKVIDLSQLILSAKDTVTDELKSLSTIAIEGYGLLPEKYLLISENSEVVKSQYASSNPQGFWQMSSIPSFNITDGTVVLSTPQQKIIDDLHYYNTWQFPLLVSTKGVSLERIDYNRSTQDASNWHSASQNVGFGTPAYRNSQYSENTSNIHGEVSVEPEVFSPDNDGFQDVVNITFKSDVPGNTGSITIFDDHGRIVRSLVKNELWGNTGTYSWNGITDDRDKARIGIYIILVEVFDLNGNTHSYKKTCVVGAKL, from the coding sequence ATGACTCGTATTTTAATTTTATTTCTGTCGCTAGTACCATTCTTACTTAAGGCACAGGTTCACGACAATTTTAACGATGGGGATTTTACGGCAAACCCTGTATGGACAGGAGATGTGGCTGAGTTTTCTGTAAATGCAACACAACAATTACAACTCAACAGTACCGGAAACAATGCATCTTTTTTGTCAACAAATCTTGCTCTTCCATTAGCAAATACGGTTGAATGGAAAATGTATGTGAAACAAACTTTCGCCGGATCTGCTAGCAACTATGGAAGGGTATATTTGTTTTCAGACCAAGCCAATCTTGAGGGACCACTTAACGGCTATTACTTGCAATTTGGTGAAGCCTTGAGTAATGATGCAATTGAGTTGTTTAAACAAAGTGGAACAGTGAGCACTTCGGTTGCAAGGGGTACAAATGCCCAAATTGCCGCATCTTTTGCAGTAGGTGTTAAGGTAACACGCGATGCGAGTGGGCTTTGGACACTTTATGTGGATGCTAGTGGAGGGACCAATTACATTCAGGAAGCAAGTGGAACTGAAGCCGGTTTTACGAATGCTACCTTTTTTGGTGTTGCAACAACCTACACCTCAACCAATGCTAACAAGTTTTTTTACGATAATTTTAGTGTTGATTCTTTGCAAATAGACCTTACTCCACCAGCGTTGAGTTCGATTAATGTGGTTTCGTCAACGCAACTGGATGTTACTTTTACAGAAGCAGTTGACAGCGCCTCCGCCCAATCTGTCTCACATTATTTTGTGAACAACTCAATTGGATTTGCAACAAATGCTCTGCGCGATGCTGCGAATTTAAGCTTAGTGCATTTAACATTCTCTACACCTTTTTTGTCGGGCATTACAGATACTTTGTTTGTTGATAGTATACTCGATTTAAATGCTAATTTACTGCTTGCAGACACACTCACTTTTACTTATGTAGCGCCCTTTGTTCCGGGTTTTAAAGATATACAGATCAACGAAATTATGGCCGACCCAACACCGGTTGTTGGATTGCCCAATGCAGAGTTTCTGGAGTTGTACAATGCTAGCAACAACCCCATAAACATTGGCAATTGGAGTATTGCCGACAATTTAGTGGCCTCACCAGCCAATCTTCCTGCAGTGCTGTTACAACCTGATTCTTTTATTGTGCTTTGCGCTAGTTCCAGTCTTCCGTTGTTCTCATCATTTAACAACGTATATGGCATCGCATCTTTCCCAAGCTTAGTAAATACGGGCAATACGCTGTTTTTGAAAAACATTACAGGTACGCTTATAGACACAGTAAATTACCTCGACAGCTGGTATCAAGACATAAACAAAGCGCAAGGAGGATGGACCTTGGAATTAATAAACCCTGACGCTCCACTAAGTTGTGCTCCAGCGGGTAATTGGATTGCATCTGTGAATGCTTCTGGTGGTACACCGGGAACACAAAACTCGGTGTACAACAATGCTCCCGATGTTACAGCTCCCGGCATTTCAGGAATTCAAGTAATAGACGCGTTTCATATTAACGTATGTTTTACTGAAGCAATTGATATAACTACGCTTAATAATAATCAAAACTATACTATTAACAATGGTGTTGGTAATCCATCAAGCACTTCACCATACAATTCACTAACCTGCATTAGCCTTACTTTACCAATAGCCCTAGTATCACAACTTACAAACACAATCACCCTAAGCAATCTGGCTGATTGCTCTGGTAACATTATTTCCCCGAACACAGGATCTTTTACCTACTTTGCTCCTGTAGTGGCTGCTCCCAAAGACCTTGTCATTAGTGAAATTTACTCAAGCCCCACTGCTTCATCTACTCTACCCAATGCCGAATACCTAGAAATTTATAACCGAAGCGGGAATCCAATTGACCTAAACAATTGGAGCATTCGTGACGATATTACCATTACAACTCCGAACATGGGTAGTTACATTTTAAAACCCGACTCCTTTGTTGTATTATGCAGTACTGGCAATGTGGCCTTATTTGGCGCGCTAAGCAATGTGCTTGGAGTTAGCTCTTTTCCCTCATTAAACAACTCCGGAGATCACATTTATTTGCGCAGCAACTTCTCAACAATTATTGATTCGGTTCCTTACACCGATGCCTGGTATCGCGATGCTCTTAAAGCTGCAGGGGGTTGGAGCCTCGAACTTATTAATCCTGAACTGCCAATTAGCTGTGCCCCAGCATTTAACTGGATTGCTTCTATTTCTGCAAATTATGGAACCCCGGGCATTCAAAACTCAGTTTACTCAATCGCTCCGGATGTAACCTCACCAAGCATTATAAGTGCTTATGCACTTGATTCCTTACATGTAACGCTTTGTTTTAGTGAAGCGGTCGATTTGGGCCAAGTATCTATTGCAAACAATTACTTTGTAAGTGGTGCTATTGGAAACCCTATTTCGGTAGTTCCAAGTAGCGATTATTTATGTGTAACTCTGCAATTAGCAATCAATTTACAATCCCAACAAAGTTATACGGTTACAACCTCTAATCTAGGCGATTGTTCGGGTAATTTATTAAATCCGAATACTGCAACTTTTGTGTATTACATGCCTGTTGTAGCAAACCAAAAGGAGATCGTAATTACTGAAATTTATTCAAGTCCAACAGTAACTTCCGGATTACCAAATACCGAATATATCGAACTGTATAATCGAACCAACACACCAATAAACATTGGCAATTGGAGCATACGCGACGATGTAGCAAATACCACAGCCAATATTCCGAACTTTATTTTATTCCCCGATTCAGAACTTGTTATTTGTGCTGTAGCCGACAAGGCACTTTTTCCGACAAATCTGCAAGTGTTAGGAATAAGTTCATTCCCTTCCTTAAATAATACCGGTGATCATATTTTTTTGAGAAACCATTTAGGAAGCCTTGTTGATGATGTAAATTATTCAGATAGTTGGTACCGCAATTCAACTAAAAAGGCAGGAGGATGGAGTCTGGAACTGATTGACAAAAACTTTACTTGCAACAATAAACTCAATTGGATTGCTTCAACAAATGCCTCTGGTGGTACGCCTGCACAAGCCAATTCGGTAACAGGAACCTTTACTGATACTCAAGCACCTTCTTTGTTGCGAGCAATAACCACTTCAATAACCAGTGTAAAATTATTTTTTGATGAACCCGTAAATCGCGCGGCATTGGTTTCTATAGGCAATTATACATTCAGCAATGGAATAGTATTGCAAGCAGGGACACAATTCACGGTAAACGACGACTCAACAGAGGTGAACATACCTTTGCCCGACACACTGCAGTTGAAAATAATTTATACGGTGACTGTATCGGCTGCTATTGCTGATTGTGCAGGTAACAGTATCAGCAGCTTCAATAGCGCATCTTTTGGGCTTCCTGAAGAACCAGATTATAGCGATGTTGTGATTAATGAAATTTTATACGACCCAATTAGTGGAGGAACCGATTACGTTGAAATTTATAATCGATCAAACAAGGTAATCGATTTATCACAGTTAATTTTATCGGCAAAAGATACTGTAACAGATGAATTGAAAAGTCTTTCAACAATAGCTATTGAAGGATATGGCTTATTGCCCGAGAAGTACTTATTGATTTCGGAGAATAGCGAAGTAGTTAAGTCGCAATATGCAAGCTCCAATCCGCAAGGATTTTGGCAAATGAGCAGCATCCCCTCCTTTAATATTACAGATGGAACAGTTGTATTGAGTACCCCTCAACAAAAAATTATTGACGATTTACATTATTATAATACTTGGCAATTTCCGTTGTTAGTGAGTACTAAGGGTGTTTCGCTCGAACGTATCGATTATAATCGCAGTACACAAGATGCAAGCAATTGGCACTCAGCATCGCAAAATGTTGGCTTTGGTACACCGGCATACCGCAACTCTCAATACAGCGAAAATACGAGTAACATCCACGGAGAAGTTAGTGTTGAACCAGAAGTGTTTTCGCCCGATAACGACGGCTTTCAAGATGTAGTAAACATTACTTTTAAATCGGATGTTCCAGGAAATACCGGCAGCATTACTATTTTTGATGACCACGGAAGAATTGTGCGCTCCTTGGTTAAAAACGAATTGTGGGGCAACACAGGGACTTATTCATGGAATGGAATTACCGACGATCGAGACAAAGCCCGTATAGGCATTTATATAATTTTAGTCGAGGTATTTGATTTAAATGGAAACACACACAGCTATAAAAAAACATGTGTTGTGGGAGCTAAACTTTAA
- a CDS encoding aspartate-semialdehyde dehydrogenase translates to MRVAVVGATGLVGSKMMNILEERAFPVSEFIPVASSKSVGNNVRFSGKDYEVVSMENAISRKPQLALFSAGGSTSLEWAPKFEAVGTTVIDNSSAWRMDTTKKLIVPEINACELSPSDKIIANPNCSTIQMVMALAPLHWKYQINRIVVSTYQSVTGTGVKAVAQLMNERSGIEGEKAYPYKIDLNVLPQIDVFTDNGYTKEEMKMVNETRKILGDTGIRVTSTTVRIPVIGGHSESVNVEFNNDFELQDVVSLLKSFKGVEVQDDITQLLYPMPINAHNRDEVFVGRIRRDESQPKTLNLWIVSDNLRKGAATNAVQIAEYLVQKGMLN, encoded by the coding sequence ATGAGAGTTGCAGTTGTAGGCGCCACGGGCTTGGTGGGCAGTAAGATGATGAACATACTGGAAGAAAGAGCTTTTCCGGTAAGTGAATTTATACCCGTTGCTTCTTCAAAAAGTGTGGGAAACAACGTGCGTTTTTCGGGCAAAGACTATGAAGTAGTTTCGATGGAAAATGCCATTTCACGAAAGCCACAACTTGCACTTTTTTCAGCTGGCGGCAGTACTTCCTTGGAGTGGGCTCCAAAATTTGAAGCTGTAGGAACTACAGTAATTGATAATTCAAGTGCTTGGCGAATGGATACTACAAAAAAATTAATCGTTCCTGAAATCAACGCTTGTGAATTAAGCCCTTCTGATAAAATAATTGCTAATCCTAATTGTTCAACCATTCAAATGGTAATGGCGTTGGCGCCTTTGCATTGGAAATATCAAATTAATCGAATCGTTGTATCAACTTACCAATCGGTGACGGGAACTGGCGTTAAAGCAGTAGCACAGTTAATGAATGAGCGCAGTGGTATTGAAGGAGAAAAAGCCTATCCATATAAAATTGATTTAAATGTTTTACCACAAATTGATGTCTTTACCGACAATGGATATACCAAAGAAGAAATGAAAATGGTGAATGAAACCCGAAAAATATTGGGAGATACTGGTATTAGGGTTACCTCTACTACTGTTCGTATTCCGGTAATTGGAGGTCATTCAGAAAGTGTAAATGTAGAGTTTAACAACGATTTTGAACTACAAGATGTTGTATCCTTATTGAAGAGTTTTAAAGGTGTAGAGGTTCAAGATGATATTACTCAATTGCTATATCCGATGCCCATAAATGCACACAACCGCGACGAAGTTTTTGTTGGCCGCATACGACGAGATGAATCGCAGCCAAAAACATTAAACCTTTGGATAGTTTCAGATAATTTGCGAAAAGGCGCTGCAACAAATGCTGTACAAATTGCAGAATACTTGGTTCAAAAAGGTATGTTAAATTAA